One segment of Rhodanobacter thiooxydans DNA contains the following:
- a CDS encoding AbrB/MazE/SpoVT family DNA-binding domain-containing protein, giving the protein MKLKITTIGNSAGVILPRELLARLRLEKGDELFALETPDGIRLTTYDPTLARQMEVAEEVMRKRRTLLHKLAQ; this is encoded by the coding sequence ATGAAGCTGAAGATCACCACCATCGGCAACTCCGCCGGCGTCATCCTGCCGCGCGAACTGCTGGCCCGCCTGCGCCTGGAAAAAGGCGACGAACTGTTCGCCCTGGAAACCCCCGACGGCATCCGCCTCACCACCTACGACCCCACCCTGGCCAGGCAGATGGAAGTGGCCGAGGAAGTGATGCGCAAGCGGCGCACCTTGCTGCACAAGCTGGCGCAATAG
- a CDS encoding translocation/assembly module TamB domain-containing protein: protein MKWLKRTAIAFATLLLVLTAALWWLLGTGSGLRFALARTQAATNGALQVQQAQGRLLGPLDLAGIHYDNGKGTVVTVAKAHLDLRFWPLLVRRLHVLTLDVDDVEIALPKSAPHDTASSGSFSLQPPIELILDRAHVGAVKLTRDGQPLFVSSRLDLAGSWTDRGIELRQLVLQAPDGHASLDGKLAIGTRYQGNGKAAFAWKIGNTNYAGDLDAHSDGKRAQLDLRLTAPAVARLRVDLIQSGDYAWTGQLDAPRFDPKPLLGNSSLKALAIAVQGRGDRYGGTLDGRLDLNDYRLLLQPLRAQFSHDYDTLDLQQLKLGSPQIKGNVEASGTVQLAASPLSAQLDIRWNDLLLPADLAGQALASRGALKASGNADRYHAEGDVEIGPPGKPAKLALNLDGTPQQVTLHTLQLKQAQGDLQAYGTLTLQPVLAWRAAATADQFDPGQLFAGWNGALDFDIASSGSLPKNGADATLEIRQLTGKLRERAIGGHGKLHLSPGEVIDGQLELASGGSTVKLAARPGTSNDADLQLAIASLGDWLPDAGGRLDGHFNIRGRQPGLSLNGQLHGQSLAWQQQKVDALQLIVGIPDISRPAGKLDLQTRGAYLQGLQFQQLHLLAEGSQGDHRLDVEARGSQLSGSLALHGALKGAAWNGTLSTLDLEPQGMPGWHLRQPARLSYNAGAMSLSELCLSAGDPQLCVTAQRDKRGNLDASYRLQALPLALLLNASGNADLPIRADGSIEGSGRIHRSAAGALSGNASISSTQGSISYIDRADEPLLRYDQLRLTADLAPASQRIEVHGGLDDGGRIDGQVTLTGARQALGGQLDLRLNKLAFIELFSSEVANVKGGIDGNFRFAGTLKQPAISGQADVSGLAAELPSAGLKLSQGQLTISTADARQFLIHGQLTSGAGALAIDGSAGLGTGAQTHLTLKGSQFTAADIPAAKVVISPDLTVKQDANGIDIGGALGIDSADINADKLHGTDATRASPDVVVVDAKQQQEAASKLPLSAVVKVDLGRKTHVVGMGLDGRVGGTLTVIERPGRATIGQGQLTVNGTYKAYGQNLQIQRGQLLFASTPIDNPGLNIRAVRKLNPNATIDEGQEVGLLVSGTAQRPILTVFSNPLMEQSDALSYLVTGKPLSQVKGGEGDMVGAAAQALGSAAGNLLAKSIGAKLGVDDVGVANNAALGGSSAFTVGKYLSPRLYLSYGVGLFEPGEVITLRYRLSKRWNFEAQQATEFSRASLNYRIEK, encoded by the coding sequence ATGAAGTGGCTCAAGCGCACAGCGATCGCGTTCGCCACCTTGCTGCTGGTGCTGACGGCGGCACTGTGGTGGCTGCTCGGCACCGGTTCCGGCCTGCGCTTCGCGCTGGCGCGGACCCAGGCCGCCACCAACGGCGCGCTGCAGGTACAACAGGCGCAAGGCCGCCTGCTTGGTCCGCTGGACCTGGCTGGCATCCACTACGACAACGGCAAGGGCACCGTGGTGACCGTGGCCAAGGCGCATCTGGATCTGCGCTTCTGGCCCTTGCTGGTCAGGCGTCTGCATGTACTCACGCTGGATGTCGACGACGTCGAGATCGCCCTGCCCAAGTCTGCGCCGCACGACACCGCCAGCTCAGGCAGTTTCTCGTTGCAGCCACCGATCGAACTGATCCTCGACCGCGCGCATGTGGGCGCGGTGAAGCTGACGCGGGACGGCCAGCCGCTGTTCGTCTCCAGCCGGCTCGACCTGGCCGGCAGTTGGACCGATCGCGGCATTGAACTGCGCCAGCTGGTACTGCAGGCGCCCGACGGCCACGCCAGCCTCGATGGCAAGCTGGCGATCGGCACGCGTTACCAGGGCAACGGCAAGGCCGCCTTCGCCTGGAAGATCGGCAACACCAACTACGCCGGCGACCTCGATGCGCACAGCGATGGCAAGCGGGCGCAACTCGACCTCCGGCTCACGGCGCCGGCCGTGGCCCGACTGCGGGTGGACCTGATCCAGTCCGGCGACTACGCCTGGACCGGCCAGCTCGATGCGCCGCGCTTCGACCCGAAACCGTTACTCGGCAACAGCTCGCTGAAGGCCTTGGCCATCGCCGTGCAGGGGCGCGGCGACCGCTACGGCGGCACGCTCGACGGCCGGCTCGATCTCAACGACTACCGGTTGCTGCTGCAGCCGCTGCGCGCGCAGTTCAGCCACGACTACGACACGCTCGACCTGCAGCAGCTCAAGCTGGGCTCGCCGCAGATCAAGGGCAACGTGGAAGCCAGTGGCACTGTGCAGCTCGCCGCCAGCCCGCTCAGCGCGCAACTCGACATCCGCTGGAACGACCTGCTGCTACCGGCGGACCTGGCCGGCCAGGCGCTGGCCAGCCGCGGCGCGCTCAAGGCCAGCGGCAACGCCGACCGATACCACGCCGAGGGCGACGTCGAGATTGGCCCGCCAGGCAAACCCGCGAAGCTGGCATTGAACCTCGACGGCACGCCGCAACAGGTCACCCTGCACACGCTGCAACTGAAACAGGCGCAAGGCGACCTGCAGGCATACGGCACGCTGACCCTGCAGCCAGTGTTGGCATGGCGGGCCGCGGCCACCGCCGACCAGTTCGACCCCGGCCAGCTGTTCGCCGGCTGGAACGGCGCGCTGGATTTCGACATCGCCAGCAGCGGCAGCCTGCCGAAGAATGGCGCCGATGCCACGCTGGAGATCCGCCAGCTGACGGGCAAGCTGCGCGAGCGCGCGATCGGCGGCCACGGCAAACTGCACCTGTCGCCCGGCGAGGTGATCGACGGCCAGCTCGAGCTCGCCTCCGGCGGCAGCACGGTGAAGCTGGCAGCCCGTCCCGGCACCAGCAACGACGCCGACCTGCAGCTGGCGATCGCCTCGCTGGGCGACTGGCTTCCGGATGCTGGCGGACGTCTGGACGGCCATTTTAACATCCGTGGCAGGCAGCCCGGGCTCAGCCTCAACGGCCAGCTGCACGGCCAGTCGCTGGCCTGGCAGCAACAGAAAGTGGACGCGCTGCAGTTGATCGTCGGCATCCCCGACATCAGCCGTCCGGCCGGCAAGCTGGATCTGCAAACCCGCGGCGCGTACCTGCAGGGCCTGCAGTTCCAGCAGCTCCACCTGCTCGCCGAAGGCAGCCAGGGCGACCATCGGCTTGATGTCGAGGCCCGTGGCAGCCAGCTCTCCGGCTCGCTCGCCCTGCACGGTGCACTGAAGGGAGCGGCCTGGAACGGCACGCTCTCCACGCTCGATCTGGAACCGCAGGGCATGCCCGGCTGGCACCTGCGGCAACCCGCCCGGCTCAGTTACAACGCCGGGGCGATGAGCCTGTCCGAACTGTGCCTGAGCGCCGGCGACCCGCAGCTGTGCGTGACTGCACAACGGGACAAACGCGGCAACCTCGACGCCAGCTACCGGCTGCAGGCGCTGCCGCTGGCGCTGCTGCTGAACGCCAGCGGCAACGCCGACCTGCCGATACGGGCCGACGGCAGCATCGAAGGCAGCGGCAGGATCCATCGCAGCGCCGCCGGTGCGCTCAGCGGAAACGCGTCGATCAGCTCGACACAGGGCAGCATCAGCTACATCGACCGTGCCGACGAGCCCCTGCTGCGCTACGACCAGTTGCGCCTGACCGCCGACCTCGCACCCGCCAGCCAGCGCATCGAGGTGCATGGCGGTCTCGACGACGGCGGTCGCATCGACGGTCAGGTCACGCTCACCGGCGCGCGGCAGGCACTGGGCGGCCAGCTCGACCTGCGCCTGAACAAGCTCGCCTTCATCGAGCTGTTCAGCAGCGAGGTAGCCAACGTCAAGGGCGGCATCGACGGCAACTTCCGTTTCGCCGGCACGCTCAAGCAGCCGGCGATCAGCGGCCAGGCTGACGTAAGCGGTCTTGCCGCCGAGCTGCCTTCAGCCGGACTCAAGCTGAGCCAGGGCCAGCTCACGATCAGCACCGCCGATGCGCGGCAGTTCCTGATCCACGGCCAGCTGACATCGGGTGCCGGCGCGCTGGCCATCGACGGCAGTGCCGGCCTCGGCACCGGCGCACAAACGCATCTGACACTCAAGGGCAGCCAGTTCACCGCCGCCGACATCCCCGCCGCCAAGGTGGTGATCTCGCCCGACCTCACCGTGAAGCAGGACGCCAACGGCATCGACATCGGCGGCGCGCTCGGCATCGACAGCGCCGACATCAACGCGGACAAACTGCACGGCACCGACGCCACCCGGGCTTCGCCCGACGTGGTGGTGGTCGATGCGAAACAGCAGCAGGAAGCCGCCAGCAAGCTGCCACTGAGCGCCGTGGTCAAGGTCGATCTCGGCCGCAAGACGCATGTCGTCGGCATGGGCCTGGACGGCCGCGTCGGCGGCACGCTGACCGTGATCGAACGCCCTGGCCGCGCCACCATCGGGCAAGGCCAGCTCACCGTCAACGGTACCTACAAGGCCTACGGCCAGAACCTGCAGATCCAGCGCGGCCAGCTGCTGTTCGCCAGCACGCCGATTGACAACCCGGGCCTGAACATCCGCGCGGTGCGCAAGCTCAACCCGAACGCCACCATCGACGAAGGCCAGGAAGTGGGCCTGCTGGTCTCCGGCACCGCGCAGCGACCGATCCTCACCGTGTTCTCCAACCCGCTGATGGAGCAGTCCGACGCGCTGTCCTACCTGGTCACCGGCAAGCCGCTGTCGCAGGTGAAGGGCGGCGAAGGCGACATGGTGGGCGCGGCCGCGCAGGCGCTCGGCTCGGCCGCCGGCAACCTGCTGGCCAAAAGCATCGGCGCGAAGCTGGGCGTGGACGATGTCGGCGTGGCCAACAACGCGGCGCTCGGCGGCAGCTCGGCGTTCACCGTGGGCAAGTACCTGTCGCCGCGGCTGTACCTCAGCTACGGCGTGGGCCTGTTCGAGCCGGGCGAGGTGATCACCCTGCGCTACCGCCTCAGCAAGCGCTGGAACTTCGAGGCGCAGCAGGCCACCGAGTTCAGCCGCGCCAGCCTCAACTACCGCATCGAGAAATAG
- a CDS encoding autotransporter assembly complex protein TamA, whose product MRRLPRRLSLLLLLLSAAQAHAGVQLLVDGIAEPLKSAAIAGVELSQYATRDVSAAQLRRLYERAPGQLQSALQPYGYYDASVTGDLQQVGKDWRVTLHVQPGEPVKVTSVDVQLDKEAAQLAPLRRAKRAIERLKGKPLNHGAYDAARDVLSAQLTANGFLDARLLTHRVEVSRADHSAAIKLAWQAGPRYRYGQVHFDGSQFKDGFLDRYVPFKSGDYFSQNQLLELQQALNGADYFAVVNVQPDVDQAKNGVVDITVQLAPAKRTIYTGGPFIGTDTGFGVRGGMERRWVNRRGHKWKNELVVAQKLKTLSTLYSIPLPGDNQRNYNVGANFRDANTATSQSRTLELVGNETRQWHGWTRTLGVHVLSGTFTVGKRGNEPDNTPGIEHGHSTLVFGEAALTRKQTDNPDFTRRGWLLSVAARSTAGSLLSDASFSELTADAKWIRAFGTRQRNRLILRGSAGITWTDDFAALPPQLRFFAGGDRSVRGYGYQAIGPRNSADRVIGGHHLLVASTEVEHYFTRNWGMAAFIDAGNAFSGTDYRPKIGAGLGLRWRSPVGMIRLDLGTPIHDDRAHGIRLHLVIGPDL is encoded by the coding sequence ATGCGCCGCCTTCCCCGACGCCTGAGCCTGCTGCTTCTGCTGCTGTCCGCAGCGCAAGCGCATGCCGGCGTGCAGCTGCTGGTGGATGGCATTGCCGAGCCACTGAAGTCGGCGGCGATCGCCGGCGTGGAGCTGTCGCAATACGCCACCCGCGATGTCAGCGCGGCCCAGCTGCGGCGCCTGTACGAACGCGCTCCCGGCCAGCTGCAGTCCGCGCTGCAGCCGTACGGCTACTACGACGCCAGCGTCACCGGCGACCTGCAGCAGGTCGGCAAGGACTGGCGGGTGACCCTGCACGTGCAGCCGGGCGAGCCGGTCAAGGTCACCTCGGTCGACGTGCAACTGGACAAGGAGGCGGCGCAGCTCGCCCCGCTGCGCCGCGCGAAACGCGCGATCGAACGACTCAAGGGCAAGCCTCTGAATCACGGCGCCTACGACGCGGCGCGCGACGTGCTCAGCGCGCAGCTCACCGCCAACGGCTTCCTCGACGCCCGCCTGCTCACCCATCGGGTCGAAGTCAGCCGCGCCGACCACAGCGCGGCGATCAAGCTGGCGTGGCAGGCAGGCCCGCGTTACCGCTACGGCCAGGTGCACTTCGACGGCTCGCAGTTCAAGGACGGCTTTCTCGACCGCTACGTGCCGTTCAAATCCGGCGACTATTTTTCGCAGAACCAGCTGCTGGAACTGCAGCAGGCGCTGAACGGCGCGGACTATTTCGCGGTGGTCAACGTGCAGCCGGACGTGGACCAGGCAAAGAACGGCGTGGTCGACATCACCGTGCAGCTGGCGCCGGCCAAGCGCACGATCTACACCGGCGGCCCGTTCATCGGCACCGACACCGGCTTCGGCGTGCGCGGCGGGATGGAGCGGCGCTGGGTCAACCGGCGCGGGCACAAGTGGAAGAACGAACTGGTGGTGGCGCAGAAGCTGAAGACGCTGTCCACGCTGTACTCGATCCCGCTGCCCGGCGACAACCAGCGCAACTACAACGTCGGCGCGAACTTCCGCGACGCCAACACCGCCACCTCGCAATCGCGCACGCTGGAACTGGTCGGCAACGAGACCCGCCAGTGGCACGGCTGGACCCGCACCCTGGGCGTGCACGTGCTGTCCGGCACCTTCACCGTGGGCAAGCGCGGCAACGAACCGGACAACACACCCGGCATCGAGCACGGCCACAGCACGCTGGTGTTCGGCGAAGCCGCGCTGACCCGCAAGCAGACCGACAATCCCGACTTCACGCGCCGCGGCTGGCTGCTCAGCGTGGCCGCGCGCAGTACCGCCGGCAGCCTGCTGTCCGACGCCAGCTTCAGCGAACTGACCGCCGACGCGAAATGGATCCGCGCATTCGGCACGCGCCAGCGCAACCGGCTGATCCTGCGCGGCAGCGCCGGCATCACCTGGACCGATGACTTCGCCGCACTGCCCCCGCAGCTGCGCTTCTTCGCCGGCGGTGACCGCTCGGTGCGCGGCTACGGCTACCAGGCGATCGGCCCGCGCAACAGCGCCGATCGCGTCATCGGCGGCCACCACCTGCTGGTCGCCAGCACCGAGGTTGAGCACTACTTCACCCGCAACTGGGGCATGGCCGCCTTCATCGACGCCGGCAACGCGTTCAGCGGCACCGACTACCGGCCGAAGATCGGCGCCGGCCTGGGCCTGCGCTGGCGCTCGCCGGTAGGCATGATCCGCCTCGACCTGGGCACGCCGATCCACGACGATCGCGCACACGGCATCCGCTTGCACCTGGTGATCGGGCCGGATCTGTGA
- a CDS encoding alpha/beta hydrolase, translating to MKFCIAALGLLALCTSVQAKTPVWQPAAGHTQVSIWPGAAPDLQPVPGPETATVSEKLLAGKPVTAVTNVTRPTMTVYAPTGKNTGTAVVVIPGGGFQILAIDLEGTETCDWLNSRGITCVLLKYRVPSLPYDWKCDCRPHNFALSVSSLQDVQRTMRLVRSQAAALHVDPHRIGVLGYSAGGFLVAEISTNFDRHLYAPVDAADRESARPDFAMPIYPGHLATDDDKLNPNVPVSSKMPPTFLVQAEDDYVDGVNQSLVYYTALAKAKVPAEMHLYAHGGHAFGLRPTANPITGWSKLAEAWLHTIGMVQD from the coding sequence ATGAAATTTTGCATCGCTGCGCTTGGACTGCTGGCGCTGTGCACCAGCGTGCAGGCGAAGACCCCGGTCTGGCAGCCTGCTGCCGGGCACACGCAGGTATCGATATGGCCGGGTGCGGCGCCGGATCTGCAGCCGGTGCCCGGGCCGGAAACGGCGACGGTGAGCGAGAAGCTGCTGGCGGGCAAACCGGTGACGGCGGTGACCAATGTCACGCGGCCCACCATGACGGTGTATGCGCCCACAGGGAAGAATACGGGCACGGCGGTTGTCGTGATTCCCGGCGGCGGTTTCCAGATCCTTGCCATCGACCTGGAAGGCACCGAGACCTGCGACTGGCTGAACTCGCGTGGCATCACCTGCGTGCTGCTGAAGTATCGCGTACCGAGCCTGCCTTACGACTGGAAGTGCGATTGCCGTCCGCACAACTTCGCCTTGTCGGTGTCCTCGTTGCAGGATGTGCAGCGGACGATGCGGCTGGTGCGTTCGCAAGCCGCCGCGCTGCACGTCGATCCGCACAGGATCGGCGTCCTGGGCTACTCGGCCGGTGGTTTCCTGGTGGCGGAGATCAGCACGAACTTCGATCGCCACCTGTATGCGCCGGTGGATGCGGCCGACCGGGAAAGCGCACGACCGGATTTCGCCATGCCGATTTATCCGGGGCATCTCGCCACGGATGATGACAAGTTGAATCCCAACGTGCCGGTCTCCAGCAAAATGCCACCGACGTTTCTGGTTCAGGCGGAAGACGATTACGTGGATGGCGTGAATCAGTCGCTGGTCTACTACACGGCACTGGCGAAGGCGAAGGTGCCGGCGGAAATGCACCTGTATGCGCATGGTGGCCATGCCTTCGGTTTGCGTCCCACCGCGAACCCGATCACCGGCTGGTCGAAGCTGGCCGAAGCGTGGCTGCACACGATCGGCATGGTGCAGGACTGA
- a CDS encoding DUF1801 domain-containing protein yields MEPTEHPDGETAAEKITRRIQELGDWRGEMLARVRQLIHEADPGILEEWKWAKPTSGGTPVWSHDGIVCTGESYKQYVKLTFARGAAISDPKKLFNASLEGNARRAIDLREGEQVNATAFRQLIRAAVAANGAALAQRAARKK; encoded by the coding sequence ATGGAGCCGACAGAGCATCCGGATGGCGAGACCGCGGCAGAGAAGATCACCCGGCGGATTCAGGAGCTGGGGGATTGGCGGGGCGAGATGCTCGCGCGTGTCCGCCAGCTCATCCACGAAGCCGACCCCGGGATCCTAGAGGAATGGAAATGGGCCAAGCCGACGTCAGGGGGAACGCCGGTGTGGTCGCATGACGGCATTGTCTGCACCGGGGAGTCGTACAAGCAGTATGTGAAGCTGACCTTCGCCCGCGGTGCCGCCATCAGCGACCCGAAGAAGCTTTTCAACGCCAGTCTGGAAGGGAACGCGCGGCGTGCGATCGACTTGCGCGAAGGCGAGCAGGTCAACGCCACTGCCTTCAGGCAACTCATCCGCGCCGCGGTGGCGGCCAATGGCGCAGCGCTTGCCCAGCGGGCAGCCAGGAAGAAGTAG
- a CDS encoding type II toxin-antitoxin system death-on-curing family toxin, which translates to MIIWIERPLAIAIHERQLAEHGGGIGVRDEHLLDSALARPQQAHAYGDPPPDLADLAASLAFGLARNHPFVDGNKRTAAVACETFIMLNGGVLAADDLELYPQYLALAEGSLTEAEFAAWLRQHIRLDTGSSVNEPPVRYAR; encoded by the coding sequence ATGATCATCTGGATCGAACGACCACTCGCCATCGCGATCCACGAACGCCAGTTGGCCGAACATGGCGGCGGCATCGGCGTGCGCGATGAACACCTGCTGGACTCGGCGCTAGCCCGCCCGCAGCAAGCGCATGCCTATGGCGATCCGCCGCCTGATCTTGCCGACCTGGCCGCCAGTCTCGCCTTCGGCCTGGCCCGCAATCACCCCTTCGTCGACGGCAACAAGCGCACGGCGGCCGTGGCTTGCGAAACCTTCATCATGCTCAACGGGGGTGTCCTGGCTGCCGATGACCTAGAGCTGTATCCGCAGTATCTCGCCCTCGCCGAAGGCAGCCTGACTGAAGCCGAATTCGCCGCATGGCTGCGCCAGCACATCAGGCTCGACACCGGTTCAAGCGTCAACGAGCCACCGGTACGCTACGCGCGCTGA
- a CDS encoding M13 family metallopeptidase, translating into MQRIRWVLATAILCSPAAWAATPASPPSGIDLAGIDHGVKPGDDFFRYANGQWLKTAQIPADRSSTGTFLKVFERAEKDTAELIRNASASHPPAGSNARRIADYYAAWMDTATIEQHGLAPLKPELAQIDAISSREDLARVLGSRLRADVDPINATHFHTQNLFGLFVTQGLEDPSHNIAYLLQGGLGMPSRDYYLSSDPHMLATRGKYLTYIGVLLKQAGIADAAAKARTVLDLETKIAKAQTDLLDSQDIHKANNLWRMADFARKAPGLDWAGYFKAAGLDGQQQIDTWQPNAVTGLSALTASEPLQAWKDLLLFHTINQSAGLLPKAYADLSFDFYGRTLQGTPQQQPRWKRAVGATSGDLGDAVGQLYVKHYFPASSKAEIEQLVKNLIAAFNDRIDTLSWMTPATREKAKAKLATLRVGVGYPDSWRDYSSLQIRADDALGNHLRADKFEYEHQRAKLGQRVDKGEWWMTPQTVNALNLPLQNALNFPAAILQPPFFDPHADAAANYGAIGSVIGHEISHSFDNMGAEFDAEGRLANWWTPEDLAHFKAAGQQLAKQFDQYEALPGLHVNGEQTLGENIADVSGLTIAYLAYHKSFGGKPAPVIDGLTGDQRFFLAFGQTWRGKIRDAALRQRLATDVHAPGDFRAETVRNLDQWYPAFDVKPGEKLYLAPKDRVKIW; encoded by the coding sequence ATGCAACGCATCCGATGGGTACTGGCGACGGCGATCCTGTGCAGCCCTGCGGCATGGGCGGCGACACCGGCCAGCCCGCCTTCCGGCATCGACCTGGCCGGCATCGACCATGGCGTGAAGCCGGGCGACGATTTCTTCCGCTACGCCAACGGCCAGTGGCTGAAGACCGCGCAGATTCCCGCCGACCGTTCCAGCACCGGCACCTTCCTCAAGGTGTTCGAACGGGCCGAGAAAGACACCGCCGAGCTGATCCGCAACGCCAGTGCCAGCCACCCGCCCGCCGGCAGCAACGCGCGCAGGATCGCCGACTACTACGCCGCGTGGATGGACACCGCCACCATCGAGCAGCACGGCCTGGCCCCGCTCAAGCCGGAGCTGGCGCAGATCGACGCGATCAGCTCGCGCGAGGACCTCGCCCGCGTGCTGGGCAGCCGCCTGCGCGCCGACGTCGACCCGATCAACGCCACCCACTTTCACACCCAGAACCTGTTCGGCCTGTTCGTGACGCAGGGGCTGGAAGATCCCTCGCACAACATCGCTTATCTGCTGCAGGGCGGCCTGGGCATGCCCAGCCGCGACTACTACCTGTCCAGCGACCCGCACATGCTGGCAACGCGCGGCAAGTACCTGACCTACATCGGCGTCCTGCTGAAGCAGGCCGGCATCGCCGACGCAGCGGCCAAGGCAAGAACCGTCCTCGACCTGGAGACCAAGATCGCGAAGGCGCAGACGGACCTGCTCGACAGCCAGGACATCCACAAGGCCAACAACCTCTGGCGCATGGCCGACTTCGCGCGGAAGGCGCCGGGCCTCGACTGGGCCGGCTACTTCAAGGCCGCCGGCCTGGACGGCCAGCAGCAGATCGACACCTGGCAGCCGAATGCAGTGACCGGCTTGTCGGCGCTGACCGCCAGTGAGCCGCTGCAGGCGTGGAAGGACCTGCTGCTCTTCCACACCATCAACCAGAGCGCCGGCCTGCTGCCGAAGGCCTATGCCGACCTCAGCTTCGACTTCTACGGCCGCACCCTGCAGGGCACGCCGCAGCAGCAGCCGCGCTGGAAGCGCGCGGTCGGCGCCACCAGCGGCGACCTTGGTGACGCGGTGGGCCAGCTCTACGTCAAGCATTACTTCCCGGCGTCGTCGAAGGCGGAAATCGAGCAGTTGGTGAAGAACCTGATCGCTGCCTTCAACGACCGCATCGACACCCTGAGCTGGATGACCCCGGCCACGCGCGAAAAAGCCAAGGCCAAGCTCGCCACCCTGCGCGTCGGCGTGGGCTACCCGGACAGCTGGCGCGACTACAGCTCATTGCAGATCCGTGCCGACGACGCACTCGGCAACCACCTGCGCGCCGACAAGTTCGAGTACGAACACCAGCGCGCCAAGCTCGGCCAGCGTGTCGACAAGGGCGAATGGTGGATGACCCCGCAAACCGTCAACGCGCTGAACCTGCCGCTGCAGAACGCGCTGAACTTCCCCGCCGCGATCCTGCAGCCGCCGTTCTTCGACCCGCATGCCGATGCCGCCGCCAACTACGGCGCGATCGGTTCGGTGATCGGCCACGAGATCAGCCACAGCTTCGACAACATGGGCGCGGAGTTCGACGCCGAAGGCCGCCTGGCGAACTGGTGGACGCCGGAAGACCTGGCCCACTTCAAGGCCGCCGGCCAGCAACTGGCGAAACAGTTCGACCAGTACGAAGCGCTGCCCGGCCTGCACGTCAACGGCGAGCAGACCCTGGGCGAGAACATCGCCGACGTCTCCGGCCTCACCATCGCCTACCTCGCGTACCACAAGTCGTTCGGCGGCAAGCCAGCCCCGGTGATCGACGGCCTGACCGGCGACCAGCGCTTCTTCCTCGCCTTCGGCCAGACCTGGCGCGGCAAGATCCGCGACGCCGCCCTGCGCCAGCGCCTGGCCACCGACGTGCACGCGCCCGGCGACTTCCGCGCCGAAACCGTGCGCAACCTTGACCAGTGGTATCCCGCCTTCGACGTGAAGCCGGGCGAGAAGCTGTACCTGGCGCCGAAGGATCGGGTAAAGATCTGGTAG